The DNA segment TCAACACCGAAACCTGCCCGTTCACTTCGATCACCGGCCCGAATGCGCTGCGCGGCAGGTTGCCTTGAATGGCCAACTGCCACAGGATGTAGATCACCAAGGCCATCAGCGTACCCCAAAACAAGGCGCGCGCAACTCTGGGGGCATCGCCGTTAAAGTATTTCAACAAACTCGATACGTTGCCGTGGAAACCGAACGATGCCAAACACACCGGCAAAGCGGCGGCAACGTAAATCCAATATTGCGTACCGGGTGCGGCATCGGTATCGAACAGCACCGGCAGCTGCACACTGCCGATTAAGCCGCCGGTAGCCCAGAAAAAGGCGATTACCATACCGGCAATCAAAATACTGGTCAGCCGGTCCACCCAGCGGGTCGATGCCCACACGCAAAACGCCAACACAAAGAAAAACAGCAGCTGCCCCGCAGGCAAGCCTACCTGCCCTTTCAGCAGGCTGCTCAAGCCTTTGGCGGTTAAATCGCCGCCTACGAAAATATAGGCGTAAGTGAGCAGATAAAGCACAAACGCCACGGCAAATCCGTTTATCGCATTCCAACCTTTGCCGAGCAAGTCTTTTACCATCGTATCGAAACTGGCACCGTGCGGGTAATGGGTATTCACTTCCAGCAACATCAAACCGCTCGACAACATAGAAAACCATGTATAAAACAACACCAGCAGCGAGCCGGTAAACCAGATACCCGACGTAGCGGTTGGATTGGCCAGCATACCCGCCCCAATCACCGTACCCGCAATAATCAATGCTCCGCCCACCAGCGACGGATTTTTAGCAGACATATTCATTCCCTTTGTTGCAACCATACGGGCGGGCCTTATCCGTGCCCGACACCTTTAACATGAAATAATATAAACAAAAATATAAAACAGCCCCCCGTGCTTTCGCAGCAAACGGCGGGCGGATATTATGCCTGATTGCGGGCTTTCTGACCT comes from the Neisseria dumasiana genome and includes:
- a CDS encoding aromatic amino acid transporter, yielding MSAKNPSLVGGALIIAGTVIGAGMLANPTATSGIWFTGSLLVLFYTWFSMLSSGLMLLEVNTHYPHGASFDTMVKDLLGKGWNAINGFAVAFVLYLLTYAYIFVGGDLTAKGLSSLLKGQVGLPAGQLLFFFVLAFCVWASTRWVDRLTSILIAGMVIAFFWATGGLIGSVQLPVLFDTDAAPGTQYWIYVAAALPVCLASFGFHGNVSSLLKYFNGDAPRVARALFWGTLMALVIYILWQLAIQGNLPRSAFGPVIEVNGQVSVLIETLSKFVPTGSMAAVLSFFAYMAIATSFLGVTLGLFDYLADMFKWDNSTAGRTKTAALTFLPPLVCCLLFPTGFVKVIGYVGLAATVWTALIPSMLLYRSRKKFKENKGYRVYGGMWLIVWVFAFGVINIAAKILHEWEAVPVFKG